One window from the genome of Coturnix japonica isolate 7356 chromosome 21, Coturnix japonica 2.1, whole genome shotgun sequence encodes:
- the KLHL21 gene encoding kelch-like protein 21: MAASTGGGTAATGEPAHAVSLLRGLSALRAERSLLDVTVVAGGREFGAHRAVLAAASGYFRAMFGGALREARADTVRLHGVEPECLARLLDFAYTGRVGGLGPDIAERLLRAADLLQFPAVKDACGAWLARQLEPNNALDMQDFAEAFACPALAAAAHRFILRHVSELGAQLERLPLPRLLSYLRDDGLCVPKEEAAFQLALRWVHADPAARAPLLPQLLAHVRLPFVRRFYLLAHVEGEPLVARCPPCLRLLQEARDFQAARLDRHDRGPCARMRPRPSTGLAEILVLVGGCDRDCDELVTVDCYNPRTGHWRYLAEFPEHLGGGYSVAALGNDIYVTGGSDGSRLYDCVWRYNSSVNEWTEVSPMLKAREYHSSTVLDGLLYVIASDSTERYDHSVDSWEALQPMLYPMDNCSTTSCRGKLFAIGSLSGKETMVMQCYDPDSDLWSLVNCGHLPPWSFAPKTVTLNGLMYFIRDDSAEVDVYNPVKNEWDKIPAMLQVHVGGSVAVLGGKLYVSGGYDNTFELSDVLEAYDPETRTWSIAGRLPEPIFWHGSVSIFRQFMPETTQEDDSITLDNNINLNRQRPELHHQNLNELR, from the exons ATGGCGGCCAGCACCGGCGGCGGGACGGCGGCCACGGGGGAACCGGCACATGCGGTGTCGCTGCTGCGGGGTCTGAGCGCGCTGCGGGCGGAGCGGAGCCTGTTGGACGTGACGGTGGTGGCGGGCGGCCGCGAGTTCGGTGCGCACCGGGCCGTGCTGGCCGCCGCGTCCGGCTACTTCCGCGCCATGTTCGGCGGGGCGCTGCGCGAGGCGCGGGCCGACACGGTGCGTCTGCACGGCGTGGAACCGGAGTGTCTGGCCAGGCTGCTCGACTTCGCCTACACCGGCCGCGTGGGCGGGTTGGGCCCCGACATCGCCGAGCGGCTGCTCCGCGCCGCCGACCTGCTGCAGTTCCCCGCCGTCAAGGACGCGTGCGGGGCCTGGCTGGCGCGGCAGCTGGAGCCCAACAACGCGCTGGACATGCAGGACTTCGCCGAGGCCTTCGCCTGCCCCGCGCTGGCGGCCGCCGCTCATCGCTTCATCCTGCGGCACGTGTCGGAGCTGGGCGCGCAGCTGGAGCGGCTGCCGCTGCCCCGGCTCCTGTCCTACCTGCGGGACGACGGGCTGTGCGTCCCCAAGGAGGAGGCCGCGTTCCAGCTGGCGCTGCGCTGGGTGCACGCTGACCCCGCCGCCCGCGCCCcgctgctgccccagctcctgGCCCACGTGCGCCTGCCCTTCGTGCGCCGCTTCTACCTGCTGGCACACGTGGAGGGGGAGCCGCTGGTGGCGCGCTGCCCGCCCTGCCTGCGCCTGCTGCAGGAGGCACGAGACTTCCAGGCCGCCCGACTCGACCGCCACGACCGCGGGCCCTGCGCCCGCATGCGGCCCCGGCCTTCCACCGGCCTGGCCGAGATCCTCGTCCTCGTCGGTGGCTGCGACCGCGACTGCGACGAGCTGGTCACCGTGGACTGCTACAACCCGCGCACCGGGCACTGGCGCTACCTGGCCGAGTTCCCCGAGCACCTGGGTGGGGGCTACAGCGTCGCCGCTCTGGGCAACGACATCTACGTGACCG GGGGATCGGACGGATCGAGGCTGTACGACTGTGTCTGGAGATACAACTCCAGCGTGAACGAGTGGACAGAGGTTTCCCCAATGCTGAAAGCCAGAGAATACCACAGCTCCACAGTCCTGGATGGTCTGCTGTACGTTATCGCCTCCGACAGCACAGAGCGCTACGACCACTCTGTGGACAGCTGGGAGGCTCTGCAGCCCATGCTGTACCCCATGGACAACTGCTCCACCACCTCGTGCCGCGGCAAGCTGTTCGCCATCGGCTCTCTGTCGGGCAAGGAGACCATGGTGATGCAGTGCTACGACCCTGACAGCGACCTTTGGTCCCTGGTGAACTGCGGGCACCTGCCTCCGTGGTCCTTCGCCCCAAAGACCGTGACTCTGAACGGGCTCATGTACTTCATAAG GGATGACTCAGCTGAAGTGGATGTTTACAATCCAGTGAAGAATGAATGGGATAAAATCCCTGCCATGCTTCAG GTCCACGTTGGGGGCAgtgttgctgtgctgggagggaagcTCTACGTCTCCGGTGGCTACGACAACACCTTTGAGCTCTCGGATGTCCTGGAAGCTTACGACCCCGAGACACGAACGTGGAGCATAGCAGGGCGGCTCCCCGAGCCCATCTTCTGGCACGGCAGCGTCAGCATATTCCGACAGTTCATGCCAGAAACCACACAGGAGGATGACAGCATCACGCTGGACAACAACATCAACTTGAACAGGCAGCGCCCAGAGCTTCACCACCAGAACCTGAATGAACTCCGTTAG